The window AATCTACCTGataattcatgtttatgcaatataTTCCTCATGAGGAAAGCAGTTATTACCgaaataggatgacattgaaaataaggtcttaacttcCTAGATGCCTTAATTAACGCTAAAGCAAGCTTTTCCAAATAGGGATACCGTGTCTCAGCATCTAgcaaagatttactaacataataaattaggGATTGTTTACCTTTATCTTCTCGTACCAACAccgcacttaccgctacttctgacACAACAAGATAAATGAGAAGCCTTTCACCGTCTTTTGGTTTTACTAGCAAAGGCGGATTTGACAGATATGATTTTAGGTCCTTAAGGGCTTGTTGGCATTCGTCAGTCCATTCAAAATGATTCTGCTTTTTCAatactgaaaagaatttaaaattcTTTTTTGATGACTTTGATATAAACCTCCCTAGGGCTGCTATTCTTTCTGTTAATCTCTGCACTTTTTTTTTGCTTGTGAGTATATCTGGTATTTCCCCGATAGCTTTTATCTGtgcaggattcacttcaataccccTGTTAGAAATGAGAAAGcctaaaaacttacctgaagccACACCAAAAGCGCACTTTTCTggatttagcttcatattgtatttgcgGAGAATCTCAAAAGTGTATGACAAGTGTTGAAGATGATCTCCCGCTTGTGctgacttgaccaacatatcgtcaatgtagacttccatagtttttcccaAATGTTCTTAAAATATTTTAGTCACTAACCTTTGATACGTGGCTCCAGCATTTTTTTAAACCAAAGGGCatgactttataacagtaagtccccctgtctgtgataaacgaagttttttcttcatctagggggtccatttttatttggttatattctgaatatgcatctaaaaaactcaaaagttcatGTCCTACGGTAGAATcgattagttgatctatatgtggcAAAGAAAATGAATCTTTAGGGCAAACTTTATTTagatcagtataatctacacaaactcacCATTTTCCATTCTTTTTAGGAACTACCACAATATTAGCTGACCAGttagggtactttacctctcgtaTCGATCCAATTTTCATAAGCTTTTGTACCTCATCTTGGATTACTTGATTTTTGAAGGATccttgcttcctcttcttctgcttGACAGGTGGGTATGATGGGTCCTCATTTAATTTGTGGTCCATTACCTCCGGTAGTATATCTGTCATATCTGAGtgcgaccaagcaaagcaatctacgTTAGCttgtaaaaattcaattaacttacctttcatttctGGGCTTAAATTTGCTCCGACGTAGACTTTTATGTCTGGCCAGTGTGTAAATAGCACTATAGCTTCGAGTTCTTCAACAGTTGTcttaatattttcattttcttctggcTCTTGAACAACATCAGGTCTCGAATCAACGCTAGTCTGTCCTGGTATGCCTTCAGTTGAGGTCTTTGCACCAATATCCTCAACCGGGGTCTGTAGTTGCTACTTTGCATCTGCATCATTGGTTGCCATGCTTGAAACTACCACCGAGTTGATACTTCTTGAAGTTTGCTGATCTCCACGGATTTGACGGATTTCCCATTGTGAAGGAAATTTGATAATTTGATGTAATGTGGATGGGACGACATCCATATCGTGAATCCACGGTCTTCCCAGAATTATATTATATGCCATGTATGCGTTTATTGATGTGCCATAGAATTACGACACTTTTGATACTAATTACATAGACTTTAGCTCGTTTATTAAAGCATTATAAGTCATTTCTTATGTAGTTTTGGTGTTTTGCAGAAAACCAGACTTGAAGAGCCAAGAACATGGAAAAGATGACAAACCCCATAGAAGAGCAGAAATACAGCAGATTTGCAACTGCAAAAGTGATGTGCGGGCCGCATAACAACCGTAGAGTGAAGCAGCCCATCCCAGTTATGAGAGTAGATTCTGCGATCCattgtgcggtcgcacaactcttgtgcggaccgcataatgatcGCACAAATGCAAAAAAAGTTTCTGTGAAAATGACTTTGCGGTACGATATGCGGGCGCGAAAttaatatgcggaccgcataacagaAGTGCGATGGAAAATTAGAGAACTGGGTAATCAACTCTGCGAAGGAATTGAAGATATGCGGACTGCGAAagcattctgcggccgcagacttGATCTGCAGGGTTATTTTTGTCACTTTTTGACCCCGACTTTTAGCCAATTATAAAAAGAATAACTAGGATTTTGTGGGGGATCTTGTCTGAAAAAAGGGGCTACACTTATAGCATTGAATACACCattattttggaagcttttgaagagagaatcttgtcatctttgtaagctttatgactttatttattgctttgttcttgaattttagtatgagtagctagttttaaatactaagCTTGTGGACTCTAGATGAGTGTAATGTTAATGAGTGTttaccattgaatatatatataatggttggttggtATCTATTCATTTCTCACACTTCATTTAttgttgatggttgcaaacattgactaATGCCATTTTACTCTATCTTTACTTGAAAAAATGGGTTAggatttggtagaattgaatagcaaaaactcaaggctttaaaccttatTTAATAGAATCACTTAGGAATCAGTGGGTTCGATTTGGAATGTATTGGTTGTTCTTAACTGTAACTCTTttatttgggaaaatcataaagagaaaatactaccTAATCATtgggaaatattgggtagtcatttaggaaccatttgcatatcaaagaacttttcattagaaatatatcatattaacaccgatagcattacattccattgatggcgacacaaccttggtttccttaattgACTTAATTACATACTCATAGCAAAATAGTTTTCCTGATAATTCACAATCACAACACTCTCTTTTTAAACTAACGGAGTAGGATTACGACTTAAGTCCAGTTTCACACTACTCAAGTaacttttcacacctattccctgtgggattcgaccccaacctagttgggttattatatttgacatcgaccaccttacaccatttatttaggtgtaatttgagcgtatcatcTATCACCTAGAACTTTGTATCCTTAACAACTCCTTATGCAAACGTGGTGAGCAAAACTTCCCCTTTGTGATAACACTTGAATTATCAAACCCAGACAAGGATCGTGCCTTTGGTATCACCTTGTCATTAGCTTGCATTTCGTTAAAATGATGTTCactgaactacctggatcaatcaaaactcgcttTACGTTAGTATcgtgtacaagtaaagatattacctgTGCGTCGTTGTGAGGAATCATCAAGCCGTCCACATCTTCATCATCAAATGTTATAATTTCTCCATCCAAGACTTGGCGAACTCGCTTCCTATGAGTAACCGTGACTTTTGACATTTTTTTGCAGCTGTATAAGTTACACCATTGACCTCATCTCCCCCAGTTATTACATTGACTGTTCTTTTTGGTGATGGTGGTTTCGGGGGTTCCTGTCTGTTCTTCATATATGATTGTCTTCCTTTCTCTCTGAACATGTCAGTTAGATAACCTTGCTTCAACAAATACTTGACTTCTTCCTACAGTAATCTACAATCGGTTGTTCTATGTCCATGATCGTTGTGAAACTCACACCAGAAATCTGGATTCCTTTTGCTTGGATCTGATCTCATTTCTTTAGGCCACCGCACCTTATCTTCCATACCTCTTAAAACAACTACTAACTCGGAGGTGCTGACATTAAAGCTGTAATCTCCTATCCTTGCGTGTGTACTGGAAATGTTGCCTTGTGCATCCCGGTCCTTTCCGAACCTAGATGAGGAACTCGTATCTTTCTGCCTCGGTCTTGAGTCGAATCGTGTGTTTTCTTATTTAGATCGAGGGTCTTGCCCAGCAGGTCCCATGTAAGGTTCGTACCTATTTTTTCCGGCCCTTTTTTCTAATTCCAAACATCTCGATCCTGCTCTTTCATCTGTTCTTGGCTGTGCGATCGTATCTTCCTTTATCCGCAACTTTGTACTGTATCTGTTGTACACATCGTTCCAAGTTGTTGCTGAGAATTCTCGCAAACTTTCCTTCAGTCTTCTCGTGGCTTCTAAACTTTTCTCGTTTAAATTGCTCGCGAATACCATAGCTGCCCAGTTATTAGGTACCCGAGGCAACATCATCCtctcacgctggaatctatctaCGAATTCCTTGAGTAATTCTCTGTTCCCCTATTTTACCTTAAAGATGTCTTCCATCCTTTTTTCAACCTTCTGAGCTCCtgaatgtgcttttataaatgaatttgcaagctcaacaaaagaatCATTAGAGTTTTCAGGTAATAGAGAATACCATATTAACGCTCATTtcgtgagtgtttcaccaaatatTTTAACCAAAACCGATTCGATTTCTTGCTTTGGTTAAATCATTGCCTTTCACGCTAGTTATGAACGCAGTTACGTGATCTCGATGGTCAGTTGTTctatcatattttggaatatcaggcattttaaactttttaagaATTGGCAAAGGCGCCgtacttggcttccagggttgttgtgaATACTTGTCAATATCCACCCCTTTGATCACGGGTGGCACGCCAGGTATTTTCTCTATGCGATTGTTTTGCTCCTTCAactgtttctgcaaagttagtaccAAACTTTATAAATTAGAATTATTTTGTGTACCTGATCCTCCATCGCGAGATTCGTTAGGAATTCCTCCACTTCCAGAATTTTCAAGCCCTGAGCATGGGTTTTGTAAGGTTGCTGTATtgactggtggaggagtttgTGGCGCATTGGGCAATCCTCTAACAAAAGCTTGTAGAGCACTATTCACGTATTCTGCAATCAATTGCTTTAGAGCGTCTTGCTCTACAGTTTGTTCGTCCCCCTGTTGATCATCAGCACGTGATGTAGATCTTTCAGGTGAACCTCCACGGGATTGCTGAGGGGATCCCGTTGGAGAGGGGGGTGGTGGAGTTCCATCATGTTGGTTTTACTGGTCATTTTCGTTAACAGATGACATAGTTGgttgttaaaaaataaaatttggaaaGTGAAAAGATTATCAGAGTTTTCCGGCAACGGAactaatttgtttaaccaaaaataaaatTCTCGGTCAAAATTAATATTTAGAAGaaaacgggttactgataatcaaaattTACTTCACTTTCCCAATAATCttaggaaaaatagaaaaaaagtgaTGGAGATAATTAGCCAAGAAAGATAAGGAATGGACTAGCAATCAATCCCCAAAATTAAGGCTGAAAACTTTCAAGCATATAGCAAAGAATTATAGTATGTATTTCAGTAATAATCGTaacgtgtccttacaaatgaaaTTCTTATCCTTATAAGAGCATGCAATCATAACGGTTCTCATACTTAATTTGGATTAATTAAGGGTATTAATTGTATTGATTGCCTATTACTATAGATAACCGTAACTGGCATATTTATGACTAAAGATTCCTTATAACTGGTCATGATTCTCCTTCCTTATTTACTTCTGGTTCGTGTATCTTTCCTTCTTTGCAGTCTTCATTCATTTCGTTCCCGTTTCTCCTTTGACAACTGTCAGGGTCAGTTCTTTTCTCTTATTCTACCCCGTGGGTGTTTCTCCCGTACCTTCCATGCATTCTTAATTCAGTTAATTGAGAATGTCACTTGTCGCTATATCGACGCTCCATGCGTCATGCCTCGTCAGCCTACTGATGTTCCGCGTGTCATGCCTTTTTTTCACCAACACAGTTACTTTGACGGTGAAAATTATATGATAATCTGAATTAGTGAGTACAATCCTACTCACATTTCTATACCATAAATCAAATGTAAATTGTATAAGATGATTTGTACGTTTGGTGTTACTCTGGTCAAAAGTGGTGTATGACGTCTTATAGTTAGAGGCGGATGTAGAGTGTTGACgacgggttcaattgaatccaTAACTTTTCATGCAAagcaaaaatttatatgtaaaaattccttaaaattataaaaatagtagatatgaactcataactttaaaaatataatgggttcaatgctaaaaccttaaaaattgaacccataaaGTATAAATCATGTATCCGCCTCTGCTTACAGTAAGGTCTTTGTGAACTGTGATGTTTTGTTTCCATCTCTAATTTTATTAGAGCATTAATTCTGCTATTTGTCTAACTTCGAGAGACTATTGCCAGTATAGCCAATGGATGCCTTCAGTAATGAAGGACTGCAAAGGAGCTTCAGAGTGCTGTCATCATGGTGATTGCAAATAATATTGTTGAACCTATTATTACAGAGAAAATTCTAAAGTACAAAATTGAGTTTGTTGAATTTGAAAAACTGACTTTGGAATTTGGAGTCCTTAGCACCTGCTCTCCAAGGTTAGTGATATCTTAATAGCCATTAATAAACTTTGTTGGTGTGGTGCTTTTATTTTCAGATAGTGTTGCGACTTGCTAGAAATTAAAATATGGCATAACATACAGAAGATACTATTTCTTTCCTGCATGCTTTCCATTTTCATTATACAAAAACATTAGATGACAATTGCTAAGTGGTCTTGATGTTTTGATTCGGCTAAGTAAATGTTCAGTATATGTAGACGTATCAGTTTATATACGATAAGAATATTTTTAATGCCAACAGAAAATGCATTGTGTAGTTTGTAGTTGTTTTGTTAGCTGAAGTTcataatcatatatatatatatatatatatatatatatacaaacacatATATATAATTGTGAAGGAGCTTATCCCTTAAACTAGAAATTGTTTTCTCGACACACAATTAgagttcttttcttgttgataAGTCACATAATTACCGTAATTACTACTATATAGAAGAGCGGTGGAAACAGTTGAGGGTCGTCATGTCAGACCGCCGACCAAGGGCAATTTTGACATTTCATGTACAACTCTGCTTTTACATAATAGTGAAGGAGCTTATTCCTTAAactagaaattattttctcgacACACAATTAGAGTTCTTTTTCTGCTGATAAGTCACATCATTACCGTAATTACTTTacttatactatatataagagCGGTGGAAGCAGCTGAGGATCGTCATGTCAGACTGCCGACTAAGGGCAATTTTGACATTTCATGCAGAATTGTGCTTTAATCCTGTGGTGCTAAATTGCTTTGTATATTGTACGTTTTCTTATCCGGACAAAATAGCCATAAAATTGCTGAAACACTGGGTCCCAATCAACTTTTCCAACTGGTCAAAGACATTACACGTTGGAGGATCTGTTTAGTGTTtatatatagttgtatttattaTTGCCATGAGACGTTCTTTATTTTATCTGTTTGCAATTAACAATGATGCTTCGGAATAGTATACAAGTAGCTAGCTTAAGACACCTTACTAGACTTGTGAATGTCCGGGAGttttgtcacgtccttagtcttcAACTAAATGCACATacggcacttgacaactcgctcccgattttgcacaacttgctcacgttcttgctatgccaagtcagccttactacactaaAGATTGCTAAAGGAATGTTAGAACATAGGAGAATTGCCAAAGAAAatttttgtattagagagaacttgattgtTTTCCTTGGTTGAGTTACAAATGAATGCCCcctatttatactaatcacctaggggctagtgtgtaaataatAATTGTTCCACAAGTCCTTCCATATTTATAAATAAGTACACCCTCTAGAATTTTCTACATGACTAGAACATTCCAAGGCTTTCCAAAAGAGTCTTCCTACCAAGTCCATAAATATCTAGAGCTTTCCCAAAGAAGTTTTCCATAGTTCTAGAATATTCTACCAAGAGCTAATCCTTAACTTATGTAACCCTTCCATATGGCAAAAATATATACCAAGTGGAACCTATATGGAATGATGATGTGGCAGACCATGACACTCTCCCCACCCAATTTTGTGGCTCCCTCGGCACAAAGCATCGACACGTAAGCGCATACCTCGCCTTGGCGTCGCCGGAGATCTTTGTCCATTAGCCATGATGCTCTATGGAGCGGTTCGCCTTCCCATGTCACAAGTTACTGGTCACCTTTCTTCTTGCCCCATTTTTACTTTGGACGGCTAGCAATGATGGTCTCGATCCTCCGCCCATCGGATGCCTCTCCTTGCTCTTGGTCTGAATCTCCCCATGATTCAACCAAGTCTAGCAGCTTTTCAAGCATCGAGTCTATGCTTGCACTCCCTATTTGGCTTCCCTCTGTGGTCCCTGCTTTGCTAGCAAACTTAACCCCTCTGCTTAGTGCAtcgtctaagtccgaaatcattccATCACTTTGTAACTTGCTATCCTATTCAACTATGTCCGCCAAACTTTTCTTGCTACCACCATGCTCCATTTGCAAGGAGACAAGATAGGCTTTGGAATCCCCTACTTTTGGCTTAGATTCCAAGAGCATCCCTCCAATGCAGGCGGTCCCTCCTGTGTTACCCTTGTGTGCCTGAGCAAAGTTCCCGATCATTGTTGCAAGCTTCCCCAACTCTGGGAATTCACTTGCCCGATGTGATCCTTTATAGAAGTAGCACACTCCCTTAGGCACGTACTCGCGACCATTTTTCGGCCCATTGCCATTTCTCTTGGACCCCTGTTCGTTATGGGATGGCCCCTTGCCATTGCCCTTGTATATCTTGGCTATGCCTTTCCCGTTGTCCTTGTCATGATCTCCTCCACCTCTCTCGGCGTTGCCTTCTTTGGACTTGGCAGGATCCATCTTGAAGTCAACGAACGACTCGGCAACCGCTATGGCCTCGTCCATGTTGTCTACTTGATGTCTTCTTGACTCATGGTttgcccaattttgcaacccatCCATGAAATAGAAGAGGGAAGCTTCCTCGGACAACGACGGGATTTGCAACATTAAGGTAGTGAACTCGCGTACATACTCCCGAATTGTGGCCATATGTTGGAGCTCCCTTAGCTTCCACCTAGCCTCGTATACCACATTCATTGAGTAGAACTGCTCTTCAACTCCTTCTTTAACTGCTCTCATGTCTTAATCTTGCATAGCCTTTTTTTCTATATTGGCACACTTCCGACGCCACCATAGGCAACCTCGGTCAAGTACATTGAGGCATTGCATACCTTAACAACTTCGTCATCCTTCTTGACTACCTCAAAGTACTTGTCCATCCAAAGTAAGTCTCCCACCTCGTATGCGTCCAGTGCACCGCCATACTCCTTTTGCTTAGGGACCTTCACATCTGTCCCTTTTGCAAGTACCATGCTCTTGGTAATCCTGACCATGATTCCCTACAAAGCTTCCTTCTTGCAATCTCTTGTATTCTTTCTAACATTCCCTTAGTCATtacctttgctctgataccacgttgtcacgtccttaaTCATCAACTAAGAGCACatgcggcacttgacaacttgCTCATAATTTTGCACAACTTGCTTATGTttttgctatgccaagtcagccttattACACTAAAGATCGCTAAGGAAATgttagaacacaagagaattgccaaaggaagcttttgtattagagagaacttgattgttttgcttggtgagCTATAAATGAATGTCCCTATTTATACTAATAACCTAGGGGCTAATGTATAAATAGTAATTGTTCCACAAATCCTTCCATATTTACAAATAAGTACACCCTCTAGAATTTTCTATATGACTAGAACACTCCAAGACTTTCCAAAAGAGTCTTCCTACCAAGTCCATAAATATCTAGAGCTTTCCCAAGGAAGTTCTCCATAGTTCTAGAATATTCCACTAAGAGCTAATCCTTAACTTATGTAACCCTTCCATATGGAAAAAATATATTCCAAATGGCACCTACGTGGCGGGACATGATAGTTTGGTCTAAAACaagttgatttttctttttgttttttatttttacaagaTTTGGAAAAGAAATCAGAAAACTGTTTTTACCTTTCAGCAATAAGGATTTGACTGGTTAATTTTAGTATATTGTGTGTGGGGTGTGCGAGAGGTAACAGGGCTAATAGAGATACTAGGCTGAGAGTGGGGTCTTGGAACATAAGAACCTTGACTGGTAAATCTGTAGAGTTAACGAAGATTCTCGAAAAAAGAAAGATTAATATAGCTTGTGTACAGGAGACTGGATGGGTAGGAGATAAGGCGCGAGATGTGGACAAGTTCAAACTATGGTATTCTGGGAGGGTGGGGGCAAGAATGGGGTAGGTATCTTGGTTGATAAGGACCTCCATGAACTAGTGGTGGAGGTTAGGAGGGTGAATGACAGGCTGTTGGCTATTAAGCTAGTTGTTGGAGGTTTTACTTTGAACAAAATTAGTGCGTACGCACCCCAAGGCTTGGATAGGGAAGTCAAAAGACATTTTTGGGAGGATTTCGATGAGATGGTGCATGGTATCCCACATACCGAGAAGTTTTTCATAGGAGGAAATTTCAACGGCCACATTAGAGCGACGTATGAGGGGTATGTTGATGTGCATGGTGGTTTTGGTTttggagattgtaacgacccaaccagtcattttgagagttatggCCCCGTTCTCCCATTTATTGATCATTCTGTGCTTTATAGCtactatgtgacttgccggggtagttagttcgggtccggagagggtttcaaaataaatcaagacacttagtttcaaggttagaagcttaagttaaaaagatttaccggatattgacttatgtgtagatgacaccagaatagagttttgatggttccgttagctccattggacgattttggacttaggagcatgtccagattgtgatttggaggtccgtagttgaagtaggcttgaaatggcgaaagttgaaaatttataagtttgactgagagtgaACATTTGTGGTTACCGGCAACGGATTAGAGTtctgggagttggagtaggtccgtggtgtcaattgtgatgtgtgtgcaaaatttgaggtcaatcagaggtgatttgataggtttcggctattgtttgtagaagttggaattccttagttttcattaggcttgaattgggttgcaattcgtatttttgatgttgtttgatgtgatttgagggctcgactaagttcgtattgtgttttaggactttttggtatacttggttgaggtcccggggttctcgggtggagttcggatggttaacggatcaagtttgGAATTTGAAAGACTGTTGAAATGCACCAGGTCAGGTGCAATCACACCTGCGGAGTTTTGATTGCAGGTGA is drawn from Nicotiana tabacum cultivar K326 chromosome 9, ASM71507v2, whole genome shotgun sequence and contains these coding sequences:
- the LOC142164099 gene encoding uncharacterized protein LOC142164099 translates to MVFWEGGGKNGVGILVDKDLHELVVEVRRVNDRLLAIKLVVGGFTLNKISAYAPQGLDREVKRHFWEDFDEMVHGIPHTEKFFIGGNFNGHIRATYEGYVDVHGGFGFGDCNDPTSHFESYGPVLPFIDHSVLYSYYVTCRGS